The Kwoniella mangroviensis CBS 8507 chromosome 1 map unlocalized Ctg02, whole genome shotgun sequence genome window below encodes:
- a CDS encoding DNA polymerase epsilon subunit B, protein MVNLMRAAIVKVFSTKHSLTLPASALAYIEQVLLENEIPEDEWVVGLEFWAREYLKGEDSSSLVSLPALKRAYESLQLGTTDDTAQADPSEVNVESHFSVIDSFDMPPVHFDAVRGGFTTSRPKPSIAGQASSRSAFLRERWGIIKEIILRNENFTPPVIGGHDRSNYLKLTSTRNLLGRAGQLFLLFGMLSRDPEGRLCLEDGEGRVVLDMEDAVPGEGLFTEGCMVLIEGEYTIDETIRVLAMGHPPSEKRDVARGLHGHVDFLGGGAMSLKEEQKYQPSILANTQVSFVVLSDVWLDHPRTLPALRRMLEGYAEAVEYRPMAFVFCGNFSQKGWEGEGGLKRYTNGFNALTDLLLEFPLLHSTHFIFVPGPLDPWSSTTLPRPAIPSVFASRLTQRLPKARFVSNPCRLRYFGMELVICREDLMGKMVRNLVGVKKEGQADMKRYLVQTVLDQTHLSPLPISIRPTLWEYDHALRLYPMPSALVLADKYERYELTYEGCHVFNPGRFVGSGGEGGGEFEWSMYYPATGRSERSALTLDQ, encoded by the exons ATGGTCAACTTGATGAGAGCAGCCATCGTAAAA GTCTTCTCGACCAAACACTCCTTGACCCTTCCTGCATCTGCTCTGGCGTATATCGAGCAAGTCTTgctggag AATGAAATACCGGAAGATGAGTGGGTAGTAGGACTCGAGTTCTGGGCGAGGGAATACCTCaagggtgaag ACTCATCATCGCTGGTATCCCTACCTGCACTCAAAAGAGCATACGAGAGTCTTCAACTAGGG ACAACCGACGATACGGCTCAAGCTGATCCATCAGAAGTCAACGTTGAATCACATTTCTCAGTAATAGACTCGTTTGATATGCCTCCGGTGCATTTTGATGCCGTAAGAGGAGGATTTACGAC CTCAAGGCCGAAGCCTTCAATAGCGGGTCAAGCATCGAGTAGATCAGCTTTTCTCAGAGAACGATGGGGTATCATCAAAGAG atcatccttCGAAACGAGAACTTTACTCCGCCTGTTATAGGAGGACATGACCGTTCCAACTACCTCAAGCTCACTTCGACGCGTAATCTTTTAGGTAGAGCAGGTCAGCTGTTCTTGTTATTTGGCATGCTATCCAGAGAtccagaaggaagattgtgtctggaagatggggaagggAGAGTGGTATTAGACATGGAAGACGCT GTTCCGGGAGAAGGTCTATTCACCGAGGGATGTATGGTGTTgattgaaggagaatataCGATCGATGAGACTATAAGAGTACTGGCTATGGGTCATCCCCCAAGTGAGAAAAGGGATGTAGCGAG GGGATTGCATGGACATGTAGATTTcttgggtggtggagcaATGTCattgaaagaagag CAAAAATACCAGCCTTCGATACTAGCAAATACCCAAGTGTCGTTCGTAGTGCTCTCGGATGTCTGgcttgatcatcctcgtACATTGCCGGCTCTGCGAAGGATGTTGGAAGGGTATGCAGAAGCTGTGGAATATCGTCCGATGGCATTTGTGTTCTGTGGGAACTTCAGTCAGAAAGGGTGGGAGggcgaaggtggattgaaaCGATACACCA ATGGATTCAACGCCTTAACCGATCTCCTACTGGAATTTCCTTTACTCCACTCAACacatttcatcttcgttcctGGTCCACTAGATCCATGGTCGTCAACTACGCTTCCCCGTCCTGCCATACCGTCGGTATTCGCTTCTCGTCTGACGCAGAGGTTACCAAAGGCGAGATTCGTTTCTAATCCTTGTAGATTGAGATACTTCGGTATGGAATTGGTGATTTGTAGAGAAGATCTGATGGGTAAGATGGTCAGGAATTTGGTGGGGGTTAAGAAAGagggtcaagctgatatgaagAGATAT CTTGTCCAAACGGTACTTGATCAAACTCATTTATCACCCTTACCTATTTCCATCCGACCGACATTATGGGAATACGATCATGCCCTACGTTTATACCCTATGCCATCGGCTTTGGTCTTAGCTGATAAATACGAGAGGTACGAATTGACATATGAAGGATGTCATGTGTTCAACCCCGGTAGATTTGTCGGATCAGGTGGTGAGGGTGGAGGAGAATTCGAATGGAGTATGTATTATCCTGCTACAGGAAGGAgtgagagaag TGCTCTGACATTGGATCAGTAG
- a CDS encoding 40S ribosomal protein S15: MADFTTGEEAAAKKASRSFKKYSYRGVELDQLLDLSNEDFIELVHARARRRFQRGLKRRPLGLIKKLRKAKKEAGPNEKPAMVKTHLRDMIIVPEMIGSVVGVYNGKTFTTVEVKPEMTGHYLGEFSITYKPVGHSRGANMKDSRL; encoded by the exons ATG GCCGATTTCACCACCGGAGAGGAAGCTGCTGCCAAAAAGGCCTCTAGATCTTTCAAAAAGTACTCTTACCGAGgtgttgagcttgatcaaCTCCTCGACCTCTCCAATGAGGACTTcattgag CTTGTTCACGCCCGAGCTCGAAGAAGGTTCCAAAGAGGTCTTAAGAGACGACCCTTAGGTCTCATCAAGAAGCTCCGAAAGGCCAAGAAGGAAGCTGGACCTAACGAGAAGCCCGCCATGGTCAAGACTCACTTGCGAGACATGATCATCGTCCCTGAAATGATCGGAAGTGTCGTCGGTGTTTAC AACGGTAAAACTTTCACCACTGTCGAAGTTAAGCCTGAGATGACTGGACACTACCTCGGAGAGTTCTC TATCACCTACAAACCCGTCGGTCACTCTCGAGGTGCCAACATGAAGGACTCTCGATTGTGA